In the Telopea speciosissima isolate NSW1024214 ecotype Mountain lineage chromosome 2, Tspe_v1, whole genome shotgun sequence genome, one interval contains:
- the LOC122650443 gene encoding RING-H2 finger protein ATL57-like, which translates to MRPHSRRFLDDIEDTLSIASAPPAPSSEQRLPPTINNGNNDLVPLTPITGKPLEQSIPSIDSASISLSVVVLLIALCFVGFFSVYIHCLVDDNPPNDPRRRQHQTLRERGFSSGIDLSTIQSLPLFAYDGNVKELVDCPICLTEFEEKEIVKMIPFCGHLFHPQCIDMWLSAHGSCPICRSTQLLLPLPLPPHGIESDGQQRTRANSFSSSSRVEDRVYLLPRSNSF; encoded by the coding sequence CACAGTCGTAGATTCCTCGACGACATCGAAGATACCCTAAGCATCGCTTCAGCACCACCAGCTCCTTCCTCCGAACAGAGGCTACCGCCCACCATCAATAATGGAAATAACGATTTGGTTCCTCTCACTCCAATTACAGGGAAGCCCTTGGAGCAATCCATACCGAGCATCGACTCCGCCTCTATTTCTTTATCAGTGGTGGTACTTCTCATCGCGCTCTGCTTTGTGGGGTTCTTCTCTGTTTACATCCACTGCCTCGTCGACGATAACCCTCCTAACGATCCTCGCCGCCGACAGCACCAGACACTCAGAGAAAGAGGTTTCTCTTCTGGCATCGACCTCTCAACCATCCAATCTCTTCCCTTGTTCGCTTACGACGGCAACGTCAAGGAGCTCGTGGATTGCCCAATTTGCCTCACCGAATTCGAAGAGAAAGAAATTGTCAAGATGATTCCCTTCTGCGGCCACTTATTTCATCCCCAATGTATAGATATGTGGTTGTCCGCTCATGGCTCCTGTCCCATCTGTCGCTCTACCCAGCtgctccttcctcttcctcttcctcctcacgGCATAGAGAGTGATGGGCAGCAGCGGACAAGGGCGAatagcttctcttcttcttccagagTAGAAGATAGGGTGTATTTGCTGC